The Amycolatopsis mongoliensis genome includes a window with the following:
- a CDS encoding alpha/beta fold hydrolase: MTEQKPTAVLVHGAFAESASWHGVVERLLARQVDVVAAANPLRGLTSDAAYVRDVVAGIGGPVVLAGHSYGGMVITEAAAGNPAVTGLVYVCAFAPERGESALQLSAKFPGSTLGETLTAYPVATGGTEFAIRPDAFHHQFAADVPAAEAAVMAATQRPVTEAALTEGLPAETPAWRSVPSWFVFGDQDRNIPVALHRYLAERAGAKGVREVAGGSHALSVSDPAAVTAAILDAVGRPAA; encoded by the coding sequence ATGACCGAACAGAAGCCGACCGCCGTCCTGGTGCACGGTGCGTTCGCGGAATCCGCGAGCTGGCACGGTGTCGTCGAACGACTGCTGGCAAGACAGGTGGACGTCGTCGCGGCGGCGAACCCGCTGCGCGGCCTCACGAGCGACGCCGCGTACGTCCGTGACGTCGTCGCCGGCATCGGCGGACCGGTCGTGCTGGCCGGACATTCCTACGGCGGCATGGTGATCACCGAGGCGGCGGCCGGCAACCCGGCCGTGACCGGGCTCGTCTACGTGTGCGCGTTCGCCCCCGAGCGCGGGGAGAGCGCGCTGCAGCTGTCGGCGAAGTTCCCGGGCAGCACACTCGGCGAAACGCTGACCGCCTACCCGGTCGCCACCGGAGGCACCGAGTTCGCGATCCGGCCGGACGCCTTCCACCACCAGTTCGCCGCCGACGTCCCGGCCGCCGAGGCGGCGGTGATGGCCGCGACCCAGCGCCCGGTCACCGAGGCGGCGCTCACCGAGGGCCTCCCGGCGGAAACCCCGGCGTGGCGGTCGGTCCCGTCCTGGTTCGTGTTCGGCGACCAGGACCGCAACATCCCCGTCGCCCTGCACCGGTACCTGGCGGAACGCGCCGGCGCCAAGGGCGTCCGGGAGGTGGCGGGCGGGTCGCACGCCCTCAGCGTGTCGGACCCGGCCGCGGTCACGGCCGCGATCCTCGACGCCGTCGGCCGCCCGGCCGCGTAA
- a CDS encoding peroxidase family protein — protein sequence MTTVVTPIAEAEAGHPSPAEPSRYGRMFPGLAPLVTDPRLLTRAGGHGGICDAAATPGPGGDDDATEAAGWPFFGQLIAHDTTADRSSLTSDLHPGALRNARAPRLDLEMLYSDGPIGSPFLYDTGDPAKFLLGHPDGRDVPRNQQGVALIGDPRNDSHLVALTLHTALLRAHNHIVDLLRDDGVPDAFDRARQTLTWHYQWIVVHDFLPRLVGLPLVEHVLDEGGRWFAPSPGQARIPLEFSHAAFRYGHSQIRHTYRLAHGGPELPLLPDLVGFRPVPASRCLDLALIFDLPGRPPAQRAKRIDGRLPASLIALPEQITGTVDTAAHRSLAVRDLLRGETTGLPSGESVARHIGVPPLTADEGSWPHGTPLWIYVLNEAQHHGGGDRLGPVGGRIVAEVLIGLLRADPASYLSREPDWRPTLPAAGPAYGLADLLTLGHTQPAS from the coding sequence GTGACGACCGTGGTGACCCCCATCGCGGAGGCGGAAGCCGGGCACCCGTCGCCGGCCGAACCGAGCCGGTACGGGCGCATGTTCCCCGGCCTCGCCCCGCTGGTCACCGACCCACGGCTGCTGACGCGCGCGGGCGGCCACGGTGGGATCTGCGACGCGGCGGCCACGCCCGGACCGGGCGGCGACGACGACGCGACCGAGGCCGCCGGGTGGCCGTTCTTCGGCCAGCTGATCGCGCACGACACCACCGCCGACCGCTCTTCCCTCACCAGTGACCTGCACCCGGGAGCGCTCCGCAACGCCCGCGCACCGAGGCTCGACCTGGAGATGCTCTACTCCGACGGCCCCATCGGTTCGCCGTTCCTCTACGACACCGGGGATCCCGCGAAGTTCCTGCTCGGCCACCCAGATGGTCGCGACGTACCCCGCAACCAGCAGGGGGTGGCCCTGATCGGCGACCCCCGCAACGACTCTCACCTGGTCGCACTGACCCTGCACACCGCACTGCTGCGGGCACACAACCACATCGTGGACCTGCTACGGGACGACGGCGTGCCGGATGCTTTCGACCGGGCGCGGCAGACCCTCACCTGGCACTACCAGTGGATCGTGGTCCACGACTTCCTGCCCAGGCTCGTCGGGCTGCCCCTGGTCGAGCACGTGCTCGACGAGGGTGGCCGGTGGTTCGCGCCGTCCCCCGGACAGGCCCGCATCCCACTGGAGTTCTCCCACGCGGCCTTCCGATACGGCCACAGCCAGATCCGCCACACCTACCGGCTCGCCCACGGGGGCCCCGAACTGCCGCTCCTCCCGGACTTGGTCGGGTTCCGGCCGGTGCCCGCAAGCCGGTGCCTCGATCTCGCGCTCATCTTCGACCTGCCCGGCCGCCCGCCGGCACAACGGGCGAAACGCATCGACGGCCGCCTTCCCGCGAGCCTCATCGCACTGCCCGAGCAGATCACCGGCACGGTCGACACCGCCGCCCACCGGTCGCTCGCCGTCCGCGACCTCCTCCGCGGCGAGACCACCGGACTGCCCAGCGGCGAATCCGTCGCCCGCCACATCGGCGTGCCGCCGTTAACCGCGGACGAAGGTTCCTGGCCACACGGCACGCCACTGTGGATCTACGTCCTCAACGAAGCCCAGCACCACGGCGGCGGCGACCGCCTCGGCCCGGTCGGCGGCCGCATCGTCGCGGAAGTCCTGATCGGACTGCTGCGCGCCGACCCGGCGAGCTACCTGAGCCGCGAACCCGACTGGCGACCGACCCTGCCCGCCGCGGGACCGGCCTACGGCCTGGCCGACCTGCTCACGCTGGGCCACACGCAGCCGGCAAGCTGA
- a CDS encoding SDR family NAD(P)-dependent oxidoreductase produces the protein MPGKPQFEGLVAIVTGASSGIGRAVALDLAEAGARVLGVGRRADRLAESAGRHPSIETVVADICADEAPRKIVEAAVDRWGRLDILINNAGAFVGMPLEAVSAQSIEDIIAVNVTAPSMLAHAALPQLIEHQGAIVNVSSTYGHRPLPGGAHYGASKAAIESLTRSWALELAPHRVRVNAVAPGPTESEALLAAGLGEEQITQVKAGEAGRIPLGRRGEPEEIAHSIRHLADPATTWVTGQVLAVDGGLALT, from the coding sequence ATGCCTGGAAAGCCGCAGTTCGAGGGACTGGTCGCGATCGTGACCGGGGCGAGTTCCGGGATCGGCCGCGCGGTGGCTCTCGATCTCGCCGAAGCGGGGGCTCGGGTGCTGGGTGTCGGGCGGCGCGCCGACCGGCTTGCCGAAAGCGCCGGCCGCCACCCGTCCATCGAGACTGTTGTCGCCGACATCTGCGCCGACGAGGCGCCCCGGAAGATCGTGGAGGCGGCCGTCGACCGCTGGGGACGGCTCGACATCCTGATCAATAACGCGGGTGCGTTCGTCGGGATGCCGCTGGAAGCGGTGAGCGCGCAATCCATCGAGGACATCATCGCCGTCAACGTCACGGCGCCGAGCATGCTCGCGCACGCCGCGCTGCCCCAGCTGATCGAACACCAGGGCGCGATCGTCAACGTCTCGAGCACCTACGGCCACCGTCCCCTCCCTGGCGGGGCTCACTACGGCGCGTCGAAAGCCGCGATCGAGTCACTCACCCGCAGCTGGGCACTGGAACTCGCGCCCCACCGCGTCCGGGTCAACGCCGTCGCGCCCGGCCCGACCGAGTCGGAAGCACTGCTCGCCGCCGGGTTGGGCGAGGAACAGATCACGCAGGTGAAAGCGGGCGAGGCCGGCAGGATTCCACTCGGCCGCCGCGGTGAGCCCGAGGAGATCGCCCACTCGATCCGCCACCTCGCCGATCCGGCGACCACCTGGGTGACCGGTCAGGTTCTCGCGGTCGACGGCGGGCTCGCGCTCACCTGA
- a CDS encoding VOC family protein: MEGFPAPDQGLIVTHFLTVRDVEVSREFYAGIFGGHVVLAENPATVRVANTWIIMNPGGGPTPDKPDVTLTAPEPGDPVSAFLNVRVADIAQFHARARAKGAEFLTEPQDRGAEVRCYLRDPDGYLIEIGQTTGLLTR, encoded by the coding sequence ATGGAAGGTTTTCCCGCGCCGGATCAGGGCCTGATTGTGACGCACTTCCTGACCGTGCGCGACGTCGAAGTGTCGCGCGAGTTCTACGCCGGGATCTTCGGCGGGCACGTCGTGCTGGCCGAGAACCCCGCCACCGTGCGCGTCGCCAACACGTGGATCATCATGAACCCCGGCGGCGGCCCCACCCCGGACAAGCCGGACGTGACCCTGACCGCGCCCGAGCCCGGTGACCCGGTGTCGGCGTTCCTCAACGTCCGGGTGGCCGACATCGCGCAGTTCCACGCTCGAGCCCGCGCGAAGGGCGCGGAGTTCCTGACCGAGCCGCAGGACCGCGGGGCCGAGGTGCGGTGCTACCTCCGCGACCCGGACGGCTACCTGATCGAGATCGGCCAGACGACCGGCCTGCTCACCAGGTGA
- a CDS encoding cupin domain-containing protein: protein MSYPDKVYFGSSGEVSANFRAADTPPDLGAPGDGIHYLATTEQTRGEYGLYRVMMKPRAGGPSTHFHRTISESFYILDGTVRLFNGEKWIEGRAGDFLHVPQGGLHAFRNDADSPAEMLLLFTPGAPREEYFEKIGEIAQDERAKFLDEHDSYFVD from the coding sequence ATGTCGTACCCGGACAAGGTCTATTTCGGCAGCTCTGGCGAGGTCAGCGCGAACTTCCGCGCGGCCGATACCCCGCCCGACCTCGGTGCGCCCGGTGACGGCATTCACTACCTGGCTACTACCGAACAGACGCGCGGTGAGTACGGCCTGTACCGCGTCATGATGAAGCCGCGGGCCGGTGGACCTAGCACGCATTTCCACCGGACGATCTCGGAGTCCTTCTACATCCTTGACGGCACGGTCCGGTTGTTCAATGGGGAGAAGTGGATCGAGGGCCGGGCCGGCGACTTCCTCCACGTGCCGCAGGGCGGGCTGCACGCCTTCCGCAACGACGCCGACTCCCCGGCCGAGATGCTGCTGCTGTTCACGCCTGGCGCGCCGCGCGAGGAGTACTTCGAGAAGATCGGCGAGATCGCGCAGGACGAACGCGCCAAGTTCCTTGATGAACACGACTCGTATTTCGTGGACTGA
- a CDS encoding DsrE/DsrF/TusD sulfur relay family protein gives MRHRAFLERPATGRRSGPPLGRRRARFLIGDAVGCAVAGQKVPDGRYHLDRMVESAARRGADVGCCGTCLDARGIATEALVKGATLDDLAGWTAWADQVITF, from the coding sequence GTGCGGCACCGAGCGTTCCTGGAACGGCCTGCGACTGGCCGGCGTTCTGGCCCGCCGCTAGGACGGCGCCGTGCGCGTTTCCTGATCGGCGACGCGGTCGGCTGTGCCGTGGCGGGGCAGAAGGTGCCTGACGGCCGCTACCACCTGGACCGGATGGTCGAGTCCGCCGCCCGCCGCGGCGCCGACGTGGGCTGCTGCGGCACCTGCCTCGATGCCCGCGGCATCGCCACCGAGGCCCTGGTGAAAGGCGCCACCCTCGACGACCTCGCCGGCTGGACGGCGTGGGCCGATCAGGTCATCACCTTCTGA
- a CDS encoding SHOCT domain-containing protein → MMYWNGGGWAWMALMPVLWIVLIGLVVWAVVRLTQQRPGGGHEQGRGRPPQETPEQILDRRFASGEIDIDAYTQAREHLAAGKPRSR, encoded by the coding sequence ATGATGTACTGGAACGGCGGTGGCTGGGCCTGGATGGCCTTGATGCCCGTGCTGTGGATCGTGTTGATCGGCCTGGTCGTGTGGGCGGTGGTTCGCCTCACGCAGCAGCGTCCCGGCGGCGGCCACGAGCAGGGTCGCGGCCGGCCACCACAGGAAACACCTGAGCAGATTCTCGACCGCCGCTTTGCCTCCGGCGAGATCGACATCGACGCCTATACCCAGGCGCGGGAACACCTCGCTGCCGGCAAACCGAGGTCCCGATGA
- a CDS encoding alpha/beta hydrolase family protein: MSVESVAFAAAVIPLRGRARWLRPVVTALLVPVATAQVLVEGPRWQLVPAYVVAGVLVLAGLYRLLRPGRPMLRPTLRSAAIAGGLLGLAASTALPVLVPVFTFPEPTGPYGIGTITYHWVDQDRPEIFTADPADRREVMVQVWYPADRDDHAPRAAYVPDAGALDALARRGGLPPFVFSHLKDVRTNAIPAAPVAAAPRTFPLLLLATGLAGYRQYDTLGVEELVSHGYIVAGIDHPYSSAAVVFPDGQVADFDTRMTDRTFADAILPHIAEDTRFTLDRLSAVDRADPTGRLTGRLDLAHTGLFGLSLGGEITGMGCLRDTRFRACLSMDSWMPDPVVTAGLTQPTMFLTRDSDTMRQEGWRQSDIDRSLNTMRAVWDRLPADGYLIRIPGMYHADFGDAQLISPLLRPLGITGPLDGAKAHRIVNTYVLAFFDRYLRSLPAPLLDQPAPAHPDVLFEKHTPAR; this comes from the coding sequence ATGAGCGTCGAGTCGGTCGCGTTCGCCGCGGCGGTGATCCCGTTGCGGGGCAGGGCGCGGTGGTTGCGGCCGGTGGTGACCGCGCTGCTGGTGCCGGTCGCGACGGCACAAGTACTGGTGGAAGGGCCACGCTGGCAGCTGGTCCCCGCCTACGTCGTGGCCGGGGTGCTCGTCCTGGCCGGGCTTTACCGGCTGCTTCGCCCGGGACGGCCGATGCTGCGCCCTACCCTCAGGAGTGCCGCGATCGCCGGCGGGCTGCTCGGGCTGGCCGCGTCCACGGCGCTGCCGGTCCTGGTCCCCGTCTTCACCTTCCCGGAGCCGACCGGGCCCTACGGCATCGGCACCATCACCTACCACTGGGTGGACCAGGACCGGCCCGAGATCTTCACCGCGGACCCCGCCGACCGGCGCGAGGTGATGGTGCAGGTCTGGTACCCGGCCGACCGGGACGACCACGCGCCCCGTGCTGCGTACGTGCCCGACGCCGGCGCGCTCGACGCGCTCGCGCGCCGCGGCGGTCTGCCGCCGTTCGTGTTCAGCCACCTCAAGGACGTCCGGACCAACGCGATCCCCGCCGCCCCGGTGGCGGCTGCTCCCCGCACCTTCCCGTTGCTGCTGCTGGCCACGGGGCTCGCCGGCTACCGCCAGTACGACACGCTCGGCGTCGAAGAGCTCGTTTCGCACGGCTACATCGTCGCCGGGATCGACCACCCGTACTCCAGTGCCGCCGTCGTCTTCCCGGACGGGCAGGTCGCGGACTTCGACACCCGCATGACCGACCGCACCTTCGCCGACGCGATCCTCCCCCACATCGCCGAGGACACCCGTTTCACCCTCGACCGGTTGAGCGCCGTCGACCGCGCCGATCCGACGGGCCGGCTGACCGGCCGCCTCGACCTGGCGCACACCGGCCTGTTCGGGCTCTCGCTCGGCGGGGAGATCACGGGCATGGGCTGCCTGCGCGACACGCGGTTCCGGGCCTGCCTGAGCATGGACTCCTGGATGCCCGATCCCGTCGTCACGGCCGGGCTGACCCAGCCCACCATGTTCCTCACTCGCGACAGCGACACGATGCGGCAGGAAGGCTGGCGGCAGAGCGACATCGACCGGTCGCTGAACACCATGCGCGCCGTCTGGGACCGGCTCCCCGCGGACGGCTACCTGATCCGGATCCCGGGCATGTACCACGCCGACTTCGGCGACGCCCAGCTGATCTCCCCGCTGCTGCGCCCACTCGGGATCACCGGCCCGCTGGACGGCGCGAAGGCGCACCGCATCGTCAACACCTACGTCCTGGCGTTCTTCGACCGCTACCTGAGGTCCCTCCCGGCCCCCCTGCTCGACCAGCCCGCCCCTGCGCACCCGGACGTGCTGTTCGAAAAGCACACTCCCGCCCGGTGA